In one window of bacterium DNA:
- a CDS encoding MBL fold metallo-hydrolase, with the protein MNSIKFLGTAGARFVMISQLRYSGGIWFSLEGIQFLVDPGPGTLLRAVKSKPKLNPVNLEGIFLSHRHLDHSCEINLMIEAMTDGGFKKRGVVFAPYDCLYHDPVILLYCRDFVERIEILEEKKDYKLKGLNFEIPVKLRHGVDTYGFKINLKNTVISYLPDTSFFPELIDYYKNSEILIINTVLYEKKENIQHLCLSEAEEIIKNIKPKKAILTHFGMTMLKNKIWEKKDQISERVGTEVIIANDGMNFEF; encoded by the coding sequence ATGAATTCTATCAAATTTCTCGGAACAGCAGGTGCAAGATTTGTTATGATTTCACAATTGAGGTATTCAGGGGGTATCTGGTTTTCTCTTGAAGGGATACAGTTTCTTGTTGACCCTGGACCAGGAACTTTATTAAGAGCGGTGAAGTCAAAACCAAAATTAAATCCTGTGAATCTTGAAGGAATTTTTCTTTCTCACAGACATCTTGACCATTCATGCGAAATAAACCTTATGATTGAAGCGATGACAGATGGTGGATTTAAAAAAAGGGGAGTTGTTTTTGCTCCATATGATTGTCTGTATCACGACCCTGTTATTCTTTTATATTGCAGGGATTTTGTTGAAAGGATTGAAATTTTAGAGGAAAAGAAAGATTATAAACTTAAAGGGTTAAATTTTGAAATACCGGTGAAACTCAGGCATGGTGTTGATACTTACGGATTCAAAATAAACTTGAAAAATACTGTTATTTCATATTTGCCGGATACATCTTTTTTCCCTGAATTAATTGATTATTATAAAAACAGTGAAATACTTATTATCAATACAGTCCTTTATGAAAAAAAAGAAAATATACAGCACTTATGTTTATCCGAAGCAGAAGAAATAATAAAAAATATAAAACCAAAAAAAGCAATTCTAACACATTTTGGAATGACAATGCTAAAAAATAAAATATGGGAAAAAAAAGACCAAATAAGTGAAAGGGTTGGAACAGAAGTTATAATTGCTAATGATGGAATGAATTTTGAATTTTAA